A stretch of Oreochromis aureus strain Israel breed Guangdong linkage group 11, ZZ_aureus, whole genome shotgun sequence DNA encodes these proteins:
- the setd2 gene encoding histone-lysine N-methyltransferase SETD2 isoform X3, with translation MLSNHLLPKGTKMKVNLEDQGRQKVSFSFSQTKKPLQSPFFIPPSPDKADPHAASSQSTSDKPGKSADSKTEQRQTPLVPASKAETPQTPVPTATKVKMMHFKKQILNDSVTEEKQSVMPEETHTSEFQNELPAPQSLISTCPSESAHTETSETRETSSLKKPAASSGKDGETSSSTEQDEKIHKRKTRSQSDSAPPGSESDGDSAQMSSSHKSVDSKSKTNSDSRSKDVRKSSCGSHAEEREKSFSKRSENYERSSSYSKSDRDSRHTSSRSSRSEKDRRRSRSRSRSRSRGSRTSSSHSRSDRTRSDRGSRSERSYYHESDWRSHRSSPRRDRRRSRSRTDRTRDSSDSEDDHRKTRSRTSDNSRSSNHSSSHKESKSSSYSKSEKTSKSVDSPHSSELDKRTQSSKSERSTKRLSDSDTLRKCSPDLDSSHRKSSSHHKSEANNKFSSSSSHTHSQTHEKRQKSSPSDSETDHKGKLQSSNRSSSSLENCKNSQKKSSRPESKQVPSRSSVKSSGQDRQSDDLFHSPGKAPSCATTTESFYQSSKEKSDSQPVGNENGNKDDKEAGSCGEGSQELSLKTEAKSGLEKENNIASDVTSSESLKHVNSTLENVSNVKDSLSSNDPAHVNSNGSVVNLCSSNDSTMCNKDKDIFDCSPGPESVLHSVDKAVTEAVQQNTKPENVELDKAQTVSKESDTDLPVKSDSSCLQSENQPESLPTDVKKGSCSTRKSRWDIVGQDSSESENSQRTVCVESKLLNTVKKVISVKKIEFSKDNAQQDCDIKDDIQQEAETHSRLVRQTEISKQEVQSESTPVTFNCKDQSEPSQASISNDHCDSKLSASQKSNTDQPLHINDKIQINSAATAQHSNEENSENKSKDSASKSKLSKRMSPSQDASGQSEASDSDNSEYDSDCGEAIKQLHSVVVVPKNSCLTMNTEERGPLNILQQQNAIAAEKNISEPPNQVSQQQKQPTTQTSISDSLSALCQSQSNMIDSTSHSEATTSISTQPYTSGHTSSHASVTDSTPMLDNSKQCEQGHKQHDVSNRGDRTHMHYQQDLFSRADNINEKNEFNLGWDFSQPEQPSSTYQQPDSSHGPQLTNTKLSGSFSKGQEQEHRPSIASCIQQSQNMQTSRKNYLHANVNDQDPSGEIHPDSLTNDHDDFSGDKSSIFSKTAFEGSGPNTQGSSSFVQGHEISSNSRCSTVPDPSREDSFRPHRGRGPPKKRRPEIESDSDNEAEAGPAAKRERQGDTEVAKETLVKSAADRPSLTLQDFQDANRWKEFAKSKKMPPYFYLIEDNLYLTERKKSKSHRDIKRMQCECPVLPREDRARGVLACGDDCLNRLLMIECSSRCLNGAYCSNRRFQMKQHADFEVILTEDKGWGLRAAKDLAPNTFVLEYCGEVLDHKEFKTRVKEYARNKNIHYYFMSLKNNEIIDATQKGNCSRFMNHSCEPNCETQKWTVNGQLRVGFFTTKAVTAGTELTFDYQFQRYGKEAQKCFCGAPSCRGFLGGENRVSVRAAGGKMKKDRSRKSALTTVDEELEALLENGEGLYDEKQVVSLCRLMVRVETMEQKLICLKLIQDTQNPSCLKQFLDHHGLSLLWIFMVELSEAKVNSANNIKLQLQIMKTLSVLPISTKNMLEESRVLTFIQRWAQTKTLPQQTEMDGYSSENTSRAQTPLNTPDGSSAKIGPELDSDTSKPAVYRRLKIISENSLDSALSDASKASDGKEEEEEEDDEEDDENSRAGLPEGKQLKADTLVDAADPTTDSAEESGKEVIGEKQEEAAMTSSSEPQPPTEEVKEKPDLVVEEKDSDMKEVKSEDQADELEPPKEPVETQESGTPQDTESVTEKAELEEGQPNVKVHEPETQSSQTGVADAPPEQPSETLESQTEAEEAKKTPPSSEPHHGESTTDVPPIAEAPEATIPSEVTATPVDPSVIGTPSQDEEEGVSDVESERSQEPQLSVLDISGMAARLLESWKDLKEVYRIPKKTQVDKEGRDRSRDRDTALTPRTTSGSREREREREKERERDRDRDYDRDRDRDWDRDRDRDRDRDRGSEKTPRSSERRRRRSPSPPSSYERSSRRTEERFDPSNNSKTPRGVGGKERNKLSTEERRKLFEQEVAQREAQKQQQLQQQQQQQLQSMAYDPALAYASSPGFITYPPGYPIQTFVDPSNPNAGKVLLPTPSVEPSLNYEQTPPQRLVSDLGLTSPSSTPQTTPVTNLPQHVTTANLASGNPQQYAQPTVATQDAGVAVLSVPAQSAPQVQGQQSYTTLWDPTTQQAVTVQTQPAQQYAAAPGQGQTPTAIYYQGQPCQTIYSIPAPYPQTNTPVIQAYTDPTASYLHGQPVYPGQQGVVVQQGGTVTTIVTSQTVQQEMIVPNSVIDLPPPSPPKPKTIVLPPNWKVARDPEGKIYYYHVVTRQTQWDPPTWEGNSDNTSVDHESEMDLGTPTYDENPSKFSTKTAEADTSSELAKKSKETFRKEMSQFIVQCLNPYRKPDCKSGRISNTEDFKHLARKLTHGVMNKELKACKNPEDLECNENVKHKTKEYIKKYMQRFGAVYRPKEDTEVY, from the exons ATGCTGTCCAACCACCTTTTGCCTAAAGGGACCAAGATGAAGGTCAATCTAGAAGATCAGGGTCGTCAGAAAGTGTCCTTCAGCTTCTCACAGACAAAGAAGCCACTCCAAAGCCCGTTCTTCATCCCTCCCAGTCCTGATAAGGCAGATCCTCATGCTGCCTCGTCACAGTCAACCTCCGACAAACCTGGAAAGAGTGCAGACAGCAAAACTGAGCAAAGGCAGACACCCTTGGTGCCAGCATCAAAAGCAGAGACACCTCAGACGCCAGTCCCCACAGCTACTAAAGTGAAAATGATGCATTTCAAAAAGCAAATTCTTAATGACTCTGTGACTGAAGAGAAACAGTCAGTTATGCCAGAAGAGACGCACACCTCTGAATTTCAGAATGAACTCCCAGCACCCCAGAGTCTCATCAGCACCTGTCCCTCTGAAAGTGCTCACACTGAAACCTCTGAGACGAGAGAAACCTCAAGCCTCAAGAAACCAGCTGCTTCCTCAGGAAAAGATGGGGAGACATCCAGCAGTACTGAGCAGGATGAAAAGATACACAAAAGGAAAACCAGGTCACAGTCAGATAGTGCTCCCCCTGGCTCTGAATCTGATGGAGATTCAGCCCAGATGTCTTCCAGCCACAAATCAGTTGATTccaaaagtaaaacaaactcTGACAGCAGAAGTAAAGATGTAAGAAAATCTTCCTGTGGTTCACATGCagaggaaagggaaaaaagctTCTCAAAGCGCTCAGAGAATTATGAAAGGTCATCTAGTTACTCGAAATCAGACCGTGATTCCAGACACACATCCTCACGCTCATCCCGATCAGAGAAAGATCGCCGAAGGTCCAGATCTAGATCACGGTCTAGATCAAGAGGTTCTCGAACAAGTTCGTCACACTCCAGATCAGACAGAACTAGAAGTGACAGAGGATCACGCTCTGAAAGGTCCTACTATCATGAGtcagactggagatcacacagGAGTTCTCCACGCAGGGATAGAAGACGTTCTCGCTCTCGGACTGACAGAACTCGGGACAGTTCCGACTCTGAAGATGACCACAGAAAAACGAGGTCGAGGACAAGTGACAACAGTAGGTCATCTAACCACTCAAGCTCACATAAAGAGTCAAAATCATCATCTTACTCAAAATCTGAAAAAACCTCAAAATCTGTAGATTCACCTCACTCTTCAGAGTTGGATAAAAGAACACAGTCCTCAAAGTCTGAAAGGAGTACAAAGCGGTTATCGGACTCTGATACCCTACGGAAGTGTTCTCCTGATCTGGATTCCAGTCACCGTAAATCTAGCAGCCATCATAAGTCAGAGGCCAACAATAAATTCTCATCTTCCAGTagtcacacacactctcagacacatgaaaaacgGCAAAAAAGCAGCCCCAGTGACTCTGAAACGGATCATAAAGGCAAATTACAGTCATCCAACAGAAGCTCCAGCTCCTTGGAGAACTGTAAAAACTCTCAAAAGAAAAGCAGTAGACCAGAGTCGAAACAGGTCCCCTCTAGATCTTCTGTGAAATCTTCTGGGCAAGATAGACAATCAGATGATTTATTTCATAGCCCTGGAAAAGCACCATCTTGTGCAACCACAACAGAATCATTTTATCAGagttcaaaagaaaaatcagattCCCAACCAGTTGGAAATGAGAATGGCAATAAAGATGATAAGGAGGCGGGGTCTTGTGGTGAGGGTTCGCAAGAACTGTCACTTAAGACAGAAGCAAAATCAGGTCTTGAAAAGGAAAATAACATTGCCTCTGATGTCACTTCAAGTGAGAGCCTAAAGCATGTAAACTCTACTCTGGAAAACGTGTCTAATGTGAAGGATAGCCTTTCCTCTAATGATCCAGCACATGTGAACTCAAACGGAtctgttgtaaatttatgtAGTAGTAATGACAGTACAATGTGCAATAAGGACAAGGACATTTTTGACTGTTCACCTGGGCCAGAGTCTGTACTTCATTCAGTCGATAAAGCTGTCACAGAGGCTGTCCAGCAAAACACTAAACCAGAAAATGTTGAGCTGGATAAAGCTCAGACAGTCAGTAAAGAGTCTGACACAGATTTGCCAGTCAAATCTGATTCATCTTGTCTTCAGTCTGAGAATCAGCCAGAATCACTACCTACCGATGTAAAAAAGGGCAGCTGTAGTACCCGAAAGTCACGGTGGGATATTGTTGGGCAGGATTCCTCGGAGAGTGAAAATTCACAGAGAACTGTTTGCGTAgagagtaaactgttaaataCTGTTAAAAAGGTGATCTCTGTCAAAAAAATAGAGTTTTCTAAAGATAACGCTCAACAAGACTGTGATATTAAAGATGATATTCAGCAGGAAGCTGAAACACATTCCAGACTGGTGAGGCAGACGGAGATCTCAAAGCAGGAAGTCCAATCAGAGAGCACACCCGTGACCTTTAATTGCAAAGACCAAAGTGAGCCTTCGCAAGCCAGCATCAGCAATGACCACTGTGACTCCAAACTGTCTGCTTCTCAAAAATCAAACACAGATCAGCCACTGCACATAAATGACAAGATACAGATCAACTCGGCAGCAACGGCACAGCACTCAAATGAGGAAAATTCCGAAAACAAATCCAAGGACAGTGCTAGCAAGAGCAAACTGAGTAAGAGAATGTCTCCCAGTCAGGATGCGTCAGGGCAGAGTGAGGCCAGTGATAGCGATAACTCAGAGTATGACTCTGATTGCGGCGAGGCTATAAAACAGTTACACTCTGTAGTGGTGGTGCCAAAGAATTCTTGTCTAACAATGAATACAGAGGAGAGGGGACCTTTGAATATTTTACAACAGCAGAATGCCATagcagctgaaaaaaatatCAGTGAACCCCCAAATCAAGTTAGCCAACAGCAAAAACAACCCACAACACAGACCAGTATAAGCGATTCACTCAGTGCGTTGTGTCAGTCCCAGAGCAATATGATTGATAGCACCAGTCACTCAGAGGCCACCACCTCCATCAGTACCCAGCCTTATACTTCTGGTCATACCAGTTCCCATGCAAGTGTCACAGATTCCACCCCCATGCTTGATAATTCCAAACAGTGTGAGCAAGGGCACAAACAACATGATGTGAGCAACAGAGGAGATCGGACGCACATGCATTACCAACAAGATCTTTTCTCCAGGGCTGACAATATTAATGAGAAGAATGAATTCAACCTGGGTTGGGATTTCTCACAACCAGAACAGCCTAGTAGTACGTACCAGCAGCCTGATAGCAGCCACGGGCCTCAGTTAACAAACACTAAACTGTCAGGATCCTTTTCCAAGGGGCAAGAACAAGAACACAGACCAAGTATTGCTTCCTGTATCCAGCAGTCGCAAAACATGCAGACAAGCAGAAAAAACTACCTCCATGCAAATGTAAATGATCAGGATCCTTCAGGCGAAATCCATCCCGACTCCCTCACTAATGATCATGACGACTTCAGTGGGGATAAATCATCAATTTTTAGCAAAACGGCTTTTGAGGGCAGTGGTCCTAACACTCAAGGGTCATCAAGCTTTGTACAAGGTCATGAAATAAGCAGCAATAGCAGGTGTTCCACTGTACCTGACCCCTCTAGAGAAGACAGTTTTAGGCCCCACAGAGGAAGGGGCCCTCCCAAGAAAAGGCGTCCAGAGATAGAGTCTGATTCGGACAACGAGGCAGAAGCTGGCCCTGCAGCTAAAAGGGAACGTCAAGGAGATACTGAAGTCGCTAAAGAAACTCTTGTAAAATCTGCAGCAGACCGTCCATCACTCACTCTGCAGGACTTTCAAGATGCTAATAGATGGAAAGAGTTTGCCAAGTCTAAAAAGATGCCTCCGTACTTTTACTTGATTGAGGATAACTTGTACCTAACAGAAAG gaaaaaaagcaaatctcaTCGAGATATCAAACGAATGCAGTGTGAGTGCCCGGTGCTACCCAGAGAGGACCGAGCAAGGGGCGTACTAGCATGCGGGGATGACTGTTTAAACCGGCTGCTGATGATTGAGTG tTCGTCACGGTGCCTGAATGGAGCCTACTGCTCTAATCGCCGCTTTCAGATGAAACAACATGCAGACTTTGAGGTGATCCTCACAGAAGACAAGGGCTGGGGACTACGGGCAGCTAAAGACTTGGCTCC aAACACCTTTGTACTGGAATACTGCGGTGAGGTTTTGGACCACAAAGAGTTCAAAACAAGGGTGAAAGAGTACGCTCGCAATAAGAACATCCACTACTATTTTATGTCTCTGAAGAATAATGAG ATTATTGATGCAACGCAGAAGGGTAATTGCTCTCGGTTCATGAACCACAGCTGCGAGCCCAACTGTGAAACCCAAAAG TGGACAGTCAACGGTCAGCTTCGAGTTGGGTTCTTCACCACCAAGGCTGTTACTGCAGGAACTGAGCTCACGTTTGACTACCAGTTTCAGAGATATGG GAAAGAAGCACAGAAATGCTTCTGTGGAGCACCCAGCTGCAGAGGCTTCCTGGGTGGGGAGAACAGAGTTAGTGTTCGAGCAGCTGGTGGGAAGATGAAGAAAGACCGCAGTCGAAAGAGTGCTCTCACAACG GTCGATGAAGAGCTGGAGGCATTGCTAGAGAATGGCGAAGGCCTATACGATGAGAAACAGGTGGTGTCTCTCTGCAGACTGATGGTCCGAGTGGAAACGATGGAACAGAAACTCATCTGTCTAAAGCTCATACAA GATACACAAAATCCATCATGCTTGAAGCAGTTCTTAGACCATCATGGATTGTCTTTGCTCTGGATTTTCATGGTGGAGCTTTCCGAAGCTAAAGTCAACAGTGCCAACAACATCAAACTGCAATTACAG ATCATGAAGACCCTCAGTGTGCTGCCCATTTCAACTAAGAACATGTTGGAGGAAAGCAGAGTCCTGACCTTCATTCAGCGGTGGGCTCAGACAAAAACTCTTCCTCAGCAGACTGAGATGGATGGTTACTCTAGTGAGAACACCTCCCGTGCCCAAACTCCCCTCAACACTCCTGATGGTTCCTCCGCTAAAATAGGACCAGAACTAGATAGTGACACGTCCAAGCCTGCTGTGTACAGACGCCTTAAAATCATCAGCGAAAACAGTCTGGACAGCGCTCTTTCTGATGCTAGCAAAGCATCTGAtgggaaagaggaagaagaggaggaggatgatgaggaAGATGATGAAAATTCACGTGCAGGACTTCCTGAAGGTAAGCAGTTGAaggcagacacactggtggacgCTGCAGATCCAACCACAGATTCAGCGGAAGAGTCAGGAAAAGAAGTCATAGGAGAGAAACAGGAAGAGGCAGCAATGACTTCAAGCAGTGAACCTCAACCTCCAACTGAAGAGGTGAAGGAAAAACCTGATTTGGTTGTGGAAGAGAAGGACTCGGATATGAAAGAAGTCAAAAGTGAAGATCAGGCAGATGAGCTGGAACCACCAAAAGAGCCAGTTGAAACACAAGAGAGTGGGACGCCACAAGATACTGAATCAGTGACAGAAAAGGCAGAATTAGAAGAAGGCCAGCCCAATGTTAAAGTCCATGAGCCAGAGACCCAATCCAGTCAAACTGGTGTTGCTGATGCTCCACCTGAGCAGCCTTCAGAGACTCTGGAATCCCAGACAGAGGCTGAAGAGGCTAAGAAAACACCGCCTAGCAGTGAGCCACACCATGGTGAATCCACCACTGATGTTCCACCTATCGCTGAAGCCCCAGAGGCCACGATTCCCTCAGAGGTCACAGCAACCCCTGTGGATCCATCAGTGATAGGGACTCCTTCTCAAGATGAAGAGGAAGGTGTCTCAGATGTGGAGAGTGAGAGGAGTCAGGAACCACAGCTCAGTGTTTTGGACATTAGTGGCATGGCTGCTAGGCTTCTAGAAAGCTGGAAGGATCTAAAG GAGGTGTACAGGATACCAAAGAAGACTCAAGTGGATAAGGAAGGAAGAG ATCGCAGCCGAGATCGAGATACAGCTTTGACGCCACGCACCACATCAGGAAGCAGGGAACGTGAACGGGAGCGAGAGAAGGAGAGGGAACGggacagagacagagattatGACAGAGACAGGGATCGAGATTGGGACAGAGACAGGGACAGGGACAGGGACCGCGATCGAGGCTCTGAGAAAACTCCGCGCAGCTCTGAGCGACGGAGGAGACGCTCGCCATCTCCACCTTCATCCTACGAGAGGAGCAGCCGACGCACTGAGGAACG GTTTGATCCATCTAACAACAGCAAGACACCAAGAGGAGTTGGTGGCAAGGAGCGCAACAAACTGTCCACAGAGGAGCGCAGGAAGCTGTTTGAACAGGAGGTTGCTCAGCGGGAAGCACAGAAGCAGCAACAGcttcaacagcagcagcagcagcagcttcagtctATGGCTTATGACCCTGCTCTAGCCTATGCCTCCAGCCCTGGCTTCATCACATACCCACCTGGATATCCCATCCAGACTTTTGTGGATCCTTCCAACCCCAATGCGGGCAAAGTACTTCTCCCAACCCCTTCAGTGGAGCCGAGTCTCAACTATGAACAGACTCCACCCCAGCGTCTCGTCTCAGATCTGGGACTGACCTCTCCATCTTCCACTCCCCAAACCACTCCAGTCACCAATCTCCCTCAGCACGTCACTACCGCAAACCTTGCCTCTGGCAACCCCCAGCAGTATGCCCAGCCAACTGTAGCAACCCAAGACGCAGGCGTAGCTGTCCTGTCGGTACCAGCCCAATCTGCCCCTCAGGTACAGGGCCAACAGAGCTACACCACTCTCTGGGACCCCACCACTCAGCAGGCAGTGACTGTGCAGACACAACCTGCACAGCAGTATGCCGCAGCCCCGGGACAGGGTCAAACTCCCACAGCTATCTATTATCAGGGCCAGCCTTGCCAAACCATCTACAGCATCCCTGCTCCCTACCCCCAGACCAACACTCCAGTCATACAG GCATACACTGATCCCACAGCCAGCTACCTACATGGCCAGCCGGTATATCCTGGTCAGCAGGGAGTGGTGGTGCAGCAGGGAGGCACAGTCACCACCATTGTAACATCTCAAACCGTTCAGCAG GAAATGATTGTACCCAACAGTGTGATAGACCTGCCTCCACCTTCTCCCCCTAAACCCAAAACGATCGTCCTACCTCCCAACTGGAAAGTGGCTCGGGACCCCGAAGGCAAAATTTACTACTACCATGTTGTTACAAG GCAAACACAGTGGGATCCACCAACCTGGGAAGGAAATAGTGACAACACTAGTGTGGACCATGAATCAGAGATGGACCTGGGAACACCCACCTATGATGAAAATCCTTCCAAA TTTTCCACAAAGACGGCTGAAGCAGACACTTCCAGTGAACTCGCTAAGAAAAGTAAAGAGACCTTTCGCAAGGAG ATGTCGCAGTTCATAGTGCAATGCCTGAATCCTTATCGGAAGCCAGACTGCAAATCTGGACGCATCAGCAACACAGAAGACTTCAAACACCTGGCTAGAAAG